In Polynucleobacter arcticus, the following proteins share a genomic window:
- a CDS encoding ABC transporter ATP-binding protein, whose product MNKQSKSIVANQVGRLVNTTDGDLAILHDISFEIERGESVAIIGASGSGKSTLLSLLAGLDLPTHGQIDLMGQNLNLLDEDGRARLRGQFVGFVFQSFQLLPHLTALENVMLPLEIAGDGQLEAKQSAEKWLEKVGLAERANHFPRTLSGGEQQRVALARAFINKPAILFADEPTGSLDEASGNKVIELLFELNRENSSTLVLVTHDPALAARCGRQLSLQGGRLA is encoded by the coding sequence ATGAACAAGCAGTCTAAATCTATAGTTGCCAATCAAGTAGGCAGGCTAGTCAATACGACCGATGGTGATCTTGCTATTTTGCACGACATTAGCTTCGAGATTGAGCGGGGAGAGAGTGTAGCGATCATCGGCGCCTCTGGCTCTGGCAAAAGCACTTTGTTAAGCTTATTGGCTGGTTTAGATCTTCCAACGCATGGACAAATTGATTTAATGGGGCAAAACCTCAATCTCCTGGATGAGGATGGAAGGGCACGTTTGCGGGGTCAGTTCGTTGGTTTTGTATTCCAATCCTTTCAATTATTGCCTCATTTAACGGCGCTGGAAAATGTGATGCTTCCTCTAGAAATTGCGGGAGATGGCCAATTGGAGGCAAAACAATCAGCTGAGAAATGGCTTGAAAAGGTTGGACTAGCCGAAAGAGCAAATCATTTTCCTAGAACTCTCTCTGGTGGCGAGCAACAACGTGTGGCTCTGGCTCGGGCATTTATTAATAAACCAGCCATCCTTTTTGCCGATGAGCCAACTGGAAGTCTTGATGAGGCCAGTGGAAATAAGGTGATTGAGCTTCTTTTTGAGTTAAATCGAGAGAATTCCTCAACACTAGTTTTGGTCACCCATGATCCAGCCTTGGCTGCACGGTGTGGTCGTCAATTAAGTCTACAAGGCGGGCGCTTGGCTTAA
- a CDS encoding arylesterase, which produces MQIQPLLANKFITALFCLLMSFCSWAQTNPVILVLGDSLSAEYGLPRGTGWVTLLERQLQNEKSPWTVFNASISGETSSGGLTRLQQLLNQKKPGIVMIELGANDALRGLPPAQTEANLRKMIQMSKKIGARVLLFGIQIPSNYGQNYTTQFKEIYPKLQSEERIELLPFFLEGVATKAQYFQADRLHPNEEAQPILFKNVWGSMAPYSNLLKKSP; this is translated from the coding sequence ATGCAAATTCAGCCTTTATTAGCCAATAAATTCATTACAGCCCTATTTTGCCTCTTAATGAGTTTTTGCTCTTGGGCTCAAACAAATCCAGTGATCCTGGTTTTGGGGGATAGCCTCTCTGCTGAGTATGGCCTTCCCCGCGGCACAGGTTGGGTCACTCTATTGGAGAGGCAGCTTCAGAATGAAAAAAGCCCTTGGACCGTTTTTAATGCCAGCATCAGCGGAGAAACTAGTTCAGGCGGACTGACGCGATTACAGCAACTTCTAAACCAAAAGAAGCCAGGAATTGTCATGATCGAGCTGGGAGCAAATGATGCTTTGCGCGGACTCCCACCAGCCCAAACCGAAGCCAATCTGCGCAAGATGATTCAAATGAGCAAAAAAATAGGTGCACGGGTATTGCTGTTTGGAATTCAAATCCCCTCAAATTACGGTCAGAATTACACCACCCAATTTAAGGAGATTTATCCTAAATTGCAATCTGAAGAGCGTATTGAATTGCTGCCATTTTTTTTAGAAGGCGTTGCTACTAAAGCACAGTATTTTCAAGCAGATCGTTTACACCCCAATGAAGAGGCACAGCCCATCCTCTTTAAAAACGTAT